Proteins encoded within one genomic window of Gigantopelta aegis isolate Gae_Host chromosome 2, Gae_host_genome, whole genome shotgun sequence:
- the LOC121377207 gene encoding 6-pyruvoyl tetrahydrobiopterin synthase-like, whose amino-acid sequence MSRPVVYISRTESFSACHRLHSLSLSNEENLKLFGKCNNPNGHGHNYKVEVILRGPVDPVTGMVINLVDLKQYMEAAIMTVLDHKSIDNDVPYFKEHVSTAENIAVFIWKSLQSKVPAGYLYEIKLHETDKNVVFYRGEFDSL is encoded by the exons ATGTCCAGACCTGTAGTGTATATCAGCAGAACAGAATCATTTAGCGCCTGTCACCGATTACATAG tttatcTTTGTCAAATGAAGAAAACTTAAAACTGTTTGGAAAATGCAATAATCCTAATGGCCATGGACACAACTACAAGG TGGAAGTTATTCTCAGGGGTCCA GTGGATCCTGTGACGGGTATGGTGATCAATTTGGTAGACCTCAAGCAGTACATGGAG GCGGCAATCATGACAGTTTTGGATCACAAAAGTATTGATAACGATGTCCCTTATTTTAAAGAACATGTCAG cacAGCAGAAAATATTGCAGTTTTCATATGGAAGAGTTTGCAGAGCAAAGTGCCAGCAGGATATCTGTACGAGATCAAATTGCATGAAACAGACAAAAATGTTGTATTTTATCGTGGAGAATTTGACAGTCTTTGA